The Gloeomargarita lithophora Alchichica-D10 genomic sequence NNNNNNNNNNNNNNNNNNNNNNNNNNNNNNNNNNNNNNNNNNNNNNNNNNNNNNNNNNNNNNNNNNNNNNNNNNNNNNNNNNNNNNNNNNNNNNNNNNNNNNNNNNNNNNNNNNNNNNNNNNNNNNNNNNNNNNNNNNNNNNNNNNNNNNNNNNNNNNNNNNNNNNNNNNNNNNNNNNNNNNNNNNNNNNNNNNNNNNNNNNNNNNNNNNNNNNNNNNNNNNNNNNNNNNNNNNNNNNNNNNNNNNNNNNNNNNNNNNNNNNNNNNNNNNNNNNNNNNNNNNNNNNNNNNNNNNNNNNNNNNNNNNNNNNNNNNNNNNNNNNNNNNNNNNNNNNNNNNNNNNNNNNNNNNNNNNNNNNNNNNNNNNNNNNNNNNNNNNNNNNNNNNNNNNNNNNNNNNNNNNNNNNNNNNNNNNNNNNNNNNNNNNNNNNNNNNNNNNNNNNNNNNNNNNNNNNNNNNNNNNNNNNNNNNNNNNNNNNNNNNNNNNNNNNNNNNNNNNNNNNNNNNNNNNNNNNNNNNNNNNNNNNNNNNNNNNNNNNNNNNNNNNNNNNNNNNNNNNNNNNNNNNNNNNNNNNNNNAATATTCCACCAATTTTAGATAACATCAATGTAGCCTCCGTAATTAAATGGTTTAGGTTTAATCTAAATCAATAATACATCTTCCTCGCAGAGAATTAAATCTTTCAGACATTGTATCCAGTATCTACTTCTTCAAACTCCAAGGAAAGATGTTTAACAAAGTAGCCAATTATTGGTCGTAGCCATTGAATTGCCTGATTTAATTTTGGCAAACTATGACTAGAACCTGAGAGTATAAGTTGTGAATAATTTTTAGAAATAAGATTAAGCTCAACCCATCCACCACCTTTGGCGGGATAAGCATAGGCTAAGTTTACTTTGGCTAAGTCACTAATCAACCAGGTCGCTTCTATCAAATCTGCCTTTACGCCTACAATTAAACCCACATGGGGTGGTTGGAGCCAAAATACTAAAACTTGACTTTTGCAAGAGTTACTGAAAGATTCAAGGTAGCGATTGCGGATATTGGCCAGAGTATTTTCAAAACTATGTTTGTGTAGGCTAATTCCAAATCGCAGAGGTTCATAGGTAATCCATTGAGAATTCATAGTTAAAGAACTTTTAACTCAATGATTTCCATGATAAAGCTAAAATCAAAAGTGTTGAATTTAGACATAAGACTTCACATACTATGAGATTCTGGCAGGAAATCATAGCTCCAGTAGATAAGGGAACATCGGTGTCTAGGTTCGGCGTTGCAAATATCGAAACTTACAACCTTTACCTAAAGGATACCTCTATTTATCCAATCTATTTATCCAAGGAATGAGAGGTAAAAGGACGTAATGAGAAATGGACTTTTAAGACAAAAAGCACCAAGATTACCAAATTTTATAAATATTTAAGTGGGATTTTTATACAGATTGATTTTGCTGTTCCCAGAAGGCATAACGAAGGAAATTAAAAGCCAGATTTTTCAAACCAATGGCCACTTTTACCCTAGGTCATGTTGATCTTTTATTTAAGCCAAAAAAGGGCACCGACAAGGTAGAGAAAGCTCAAGAAGTTTCTTGCCAATTTATCAAAACGAGAAAATAGATGTCGGTACTGCTTTAATTTGTGAAAAAAGCATTCGATTAAATGCCTCTCTTTGTATAAATGTTTATCATAATGCCGCTGTGTTTTTCTATTCTTTTTAGATGGAATGACTGCGTGGTCTTCCCCTATTTTCTCAATCAACTTATTGGCATCATATCCTTTATCCCCGATGACTTTTGTATTTTCCTCTTGCCAGTTCTCTATCAATTCTTCCCCTTGAGTAATATCATTTCTTTCTCTTCCCGTGACTCTCAATTCTAGCGGATTTCCCAATCCATCTACACTCCCATGAATCTTAGTGCTATATCCCCCTCGGCTTCTCCCCAAGGCTTCCCTTTTTTCCGGCAGCACACGGGTGCGCTCGAACCGTAGTTGAATCAATAATTAGATGCTCTAAATCAGGCTCTTCAATGAAATACTTGAACGCCTCAAATCAGCGGTGGCAGACAACCTCAAACTCAGCACCAGTGGCTTTCAATCGTCCGCTGCATTTGAGTTGTTATGCGGCGACTGTACTTACTATACTTCTACTTGTAAATTTTCTATAGCTAAACATGTAAAGGTTGACATAATAACATGGGTCGCAGGGCACCGCCCCGCATTGGTTTTCCGAAATCTTGAGACGACAACCTTACTCTACTTAGCTATACCTCTTGAAAGTGAGCATCGCGTGTGACCAAAATCAAAGCGTGTTGTAGTGCAAGGGCTGCGATCCAGACATCATTCTCAGGCAATGGACGACCTTTGAGCCTCAATTTGTTCTTGACTTCGCCATACTGCCTAGCCGTTTCAGCGTCACAAACTAATATTGTGCTATTGGCAACCAACTCATCAACTTTTGCTAAATTTGCGCTAATTCGCCCTGATTTCTTGGCTCCATAACACAACTCACCAATGACAATACTTGGAATGAAAACTTCGTTGGCTTGAGCGAGATGGTCTTTGACGATCGCCTCACCTGCAAACAGCGCAATAACGATATTGGTATCGAGCAAGAATCTACCACTCATCGACATCTACCCGTTCACAATCTTGCTCAATCACTTCACGCATTAAATGGAGATCGTCAAGGGGGATTGAACCCGCAAAACGCAACAATCGCTGCCCTGGCGTACCTCGCACTTCCACTTTTGCCAACGCCCGAACAAATTCAAGTACCTGCCATTGCAAATGCTGCGGCATCACCTTCAATTGTTCAACTACTTCGTCAATGATAGGGATGTTCATACTGTCCTCCTTTTCACCATCCTACACCGCTTATCTAGGGAGCAGTAAGGGATTAGTTTTCAGTACCGACGAGGTATTGGGAGGAATGTCTTCACCAGGAACCCAAGCCGCATAACATCCGTTCCCACACCCCAAAACGACTCCACCGATGAAATCTTTGATAAATTGTTGACCATTTGCCATATGCTTCTGGGAGATAACGCCAAGGAGCACCAAAGCCATCCAGAGAACTGCTTCAATAAACTGTTTACATCCTGCTTCTTTACCAATATTGACTCTGTCTTCCGTCTGTAAAAAACTAAGTATCTTCTGCCATCTGTATTCATCTAAAAAAACAAAACTCATCTTCTTCTCTCCATAAATAATCCTCTCTATTTTACATAAGATCAACACGACCTAGGACACCTCTAAAAATCAGGTCGCAGGGATACCGCCCCCGTTATTGGTTCTCCTGAACATTGGTTCGCTAATCAGATGGGATAGCGATGAGATTCTCGGTTGATTCCCATAAATAAAGGCACCTTAAAATAATGGGACTTTATAATTTTTATGGTCATTTCAAATGAAAATGAGACACTTTTTAGGCACTCTTAACTCCCCTGTACCCTTCTGGGAGAGGAGTTGAGCGTGAAAGCGAATGTCTCAAAATTAAATGAAACAGCTATTGGGACTTTATAAGTTTTAAGCCCTAAAACAGGCTCAAGCTCAAGCAAGACAGGCAAAACACATCGGCAAGGTAATAATGGCTGGAACCCAGTCGCATCAAGAAAATATGC encodes the following:
- a CDS encoding type II toxin-antitoxin system VapC family toxin is translated as MSGRFLLDTNIVIALFAGEAIVKDHLAQANEVFIPSIVIGELCYGAKKSGRISANLAKVDELVANSTILVCDAETARQYGEVKNKLRLKGRPLPENDVWIAALALQHALILVTRDAHFQEV